From Coffea arabica cultivar ET-39 chromosome 2e, Coffea Arabica ET-39 HiFi, whole genome shotgun sequence, the proteins below share one genomic window:
- the LOC113730750 gene encoding protein BTR1 isoform X4 encodes MSMEGADSGFAASADGSQNQSPSPRKSPPSPPDHEEKTTHIKFLLSNAEAGSVIGKGGSTINDFQTQSGARIQLSRNFEFFPGTSDRIVMVSGLIDDVLKAVDLILSKLLDEFYVEEGGEDPRFKVRLVVPNGCCGGIIGKGGSIIKSLIEDSHAGIKISPLDNSYPGLYDRLVTVNGTLREQMRAIELILLKLAEDLHYVQSVSAPFPYPVGYNGMNYASNGVGGKFQNARSQNKEERSNSVTIGVADEHIGLVVGRGGRNIFEISQLSGARIKISERGDFMSGTSDRKVTITGSQRAIRAAEAMISQKVSPVSER; translated from the exons ATGTCAATGGAAGGAGCGGATTCTGGATTTGCTGCGTCTGCTGACGGTTCGCAGAATCAGTCTCCTTCGCCTCGCAAATCTCCTCCTTCTCCTCCAG ATCATGAAGAGAAGACAACTCACATTAAGTTTCTTCTGTCAAATGCTGAAGCTGGGTCTGTCATAGGGAAAGGTGGCTCAACCATAAATGATTTCCAGACGCAGTCTGGAGCACGAATTCAACTATCAcgcaattttgaattttttcctgGGACATCCGATAGGATTGTTATGGTATCTggattaattgatgatgttctcAAGGCAGTCGATCTTATCCTGTCTAAATTGCTGGATGAG TTTTATGTTGAAGAAGGCGGAGAAGATCCCCGATTTAAAGTTAGGCTGGTTGTTCCAAATGGCTGTTGTGGTGGAATAATTGGAAAGGGAGGCTCTATTATAAA GTCACTTATTGAAGATTCTCATGCCGGCATCAAAATATCCCCTCTAGATAATAGTTACCCTGGCCTATATGATAGGCTAGTAACAGTAAATGGCACTCTAAGGGAACAGATGCGGGCGATTGAGTTGATTCTGTTGAAGTTGGCAGAAGACCTCCATTATGTACAATCTGTCAGTGCACCATTTCCGTATCCAG TAGGCTACAATGGAATGAACTATGCATCAAATGGAGTTGGAGGGAAATTTCAGAATGCCAGGTCTCAGAATAAG GAGGAGAGGAGTAATTCTGTAACAATTGGTGTTGCAGATGAGCATATAGGGTTAGTTGTTGGCAGGggtggaaggaatatttttgaaattagTCAG CTTAGCGGGGCAAGAATTAAAATTTCTGAAAGGGGTGATTTCATGTCTGGGACATCTGATAG GAAAGTTACTATCACGGGATCCCAAAGAGCTATCCGTGCGGCTGAGGCTATGATATCTCAAAAGGTATCACCAGTCTCTGAGAGGTGA
- the LOC113730750 gene encoding protein BTR1 isoform X1: protein MSMEGADSGFAASADGSQNQSPSPRKSPPSPPDHEEKTTHIKFLLSNAEAGSVIGKGGSTINDFQTQSGARIQLSRNFEFFPGTSDRIVMVSGLIDDVLKAVDLILSKLLDEFYVEEGGEDPRFKVRLVVPNGCCGGIIGKGGSIIKSLIEDSHAGIKISPLDNSYPGLYDRLVTVNGTLREQMRAIELILLKLAEDLHYVQSVSAPFPYPVVGYNGMNYASNGVGGKFQNARSQNKEERSNSVTIGVADEHIGLVVGRGGRNIFEISQLSGARIKISERGDFMSGTSDRKVTITGSQRAIRAAEAMISQKVSPVSER from the exons ATGTCAATGGAAGGAGCGGATTCTGGATTTGCTGCGTCTGCTGACGGTTCGCAGAATCAGTCTCCTTCGCCTCGCAAATCTCCTCCTTCTCCTCCAG ATCATGAAGAGAAGACAACTCACATTAAGTTTCTTCTGTCAAATGCTGAAGCTGGGTCTGTCATAGGGAAAGGTGGCTCAACCATAAATGATTTCCAGACGCAGTCTGGAGCACGAATTCAACTATCAcgcaattttgaattttttcctgGGACATCCGATAGGATTGTTATGGTATCTggattaattgatgatgttctcAAGGCAGTCGATCTTATCCTGTCTAAATTGCTGGATGAG TTTTATGTTGAAGAAGGCGGAGAAGATCCCCGATTTAAAGTTAGGCTGGTTGTTCCAAATGGCTGTTGTGGTGGAATAATTGGAAAGGGAGGCTCTATTATAAA GTCACTTATTGAAGATTCTCATGCCGGCATCAAAATATCCCCTCTAGATAATAGTTACCCTGGCCTATATGATAGGCTAGTAACAGTAAATGGCACTCTAAGGGAACAGATGCGGGCGATTGAGTTGATTCTGTTGAAGTTGGCAGAAGACCTCCATTATGTACAATCTGTCAGTGCACCATTTCCGTATCCAG TAGTAGGCTACAATGGAATGAACTATGCATCAAATGGAGTTGGAGGGAAATTTCAGAATGCCAGGTCTCAGAATAAG GAGGAGAGGAGTAATTCTGTAACAATTGGTGTTGCAGATGAGCATATAGGGTTAGTTGTTGGCAGGggtggaaggaatatttttgaaattagTCAG CTTAGCGGGGCAAGAATTAAAATTTCTGAAAGGGGTGATTTCATGTCTGGGACATCTGATAG GAAAGTTACTATCACGGGATCCCAAAGAGCTATCCGTGCGGCTGAGGCTATGATATCTCAAAAGGTATCACCAGTCTCTGAGAGGTGA
- the LOC113730751 gene encoding probable small nuclear ribonucleoprotein F, whose product MATVPVNPKPFLNNLTGQPVMVKLKWGMEYKGFLVSVDSYMNLQLANAEEYIEGQFTGNLGEILIRCNNVLYIRGVPEDEEVEDADRD is encoded by the exons ATGGCT ACTGTACCAGTTAATCCTAAACCTTTCCTGAACAATCTTACTGGACAGCCTGTTATGGTAAAGCTCAAGTGGGGTATGGAGTACAAAG GGTTTCTTGTCTCTGTGGACTCATACATGAACTTGCAG CTAGCTAATGCTGAGGAATATATTGAGGGGCAGTTTACTGGAAATCTTGGAGAGATTCTGATCAG ATGTAATAATGTTCTCTATATTCGTGGAGTTCCAGAAGATGAAGAAGTAGAGGATGCTGATCGTGATTAG
- the LOC113730750 gene encoding protein BTR1 isoform X3, whose product MSMEGADSGFAASADGSQNQSPSPRKSPPSPPDHEEKTTHIKFLLSNAEAGSVIGKGGSTINDFQTQSGARIQLSRNFEFFPGTSDRIVMVSGLIDDVLKAVDLILSKLLDEFYVEEGGEDPRFKVRLVVPNGCCGGIIGKGGSIIKSLIEDSHAGIKISPLDNSYPGLYDRLVTVNGTLREQMRAIELILLKLAEDLHYVQSVSAPFPYPVVGYNGMNYASNGVGGKFQNARSQNKQEERSNSVTIGVADEHIGLVVGRGGRNIFEISQLSGARIKISERGDFMSGTSDRKVTITGSQRAIRAAEAMISQKVSPVSER is encoded by the exons ATGTCAATGGAAGGAGCGGATTCTGGATTTGCTGCGTCTGCTGACGGTTCGCAGAATCAGTCTCCTTCGCCTCGCAAATCTCCTCCTTCTCCTCCAG ATCATGAAGAGAAGACAACTCACATTAAGTTTCTTCTGTCAAATGCTGAAGCTGGGTCTGTCATAGGGAAAGGTGGCTCAACCATAAATGATTTCCAGACGCAGTCTGGAGCACGAATTCAACTATCAcgcaattttgaattttttcctgGGACATCCGATAGGATTGTTATGGTATCTggattaattgatgatgttctcAAGGCAGTCGATCTTATCCTGTCTAAATTGCTGGATGAG TTTTATGTTGAAGAAGGCGGAGAAGATCCCCGATTTAAAGTTAGGCTGGTTGTTCCAAATGGCTGTTGTGGTGGAATAATTGGAAAGGGAGGCTCTATTATAAA GTCACTTATTGAAGATTCTCATGCCGGCATCAAAATATCCCCTCTAGATAATAGTTACCCTGGCCTATATGATAGGCTAGTAACAGTAAATGGCACTCTAAGGGAACAGATGCGGGCGATTGAGTTGATTCTGTTGAAGTTGGCAGAAGACCTCCATTATGTACAATCTGTCAGTGCACCATTTCCGTATCCAG TAGTAGGCTACAATGGAATGAACTATGCATCAAATGGAGTTGGAGGGAAATTTCAGAATGCCAGGTCTCAGAATAAG CAGGAGGAGAGGAGTAATTCTGTAACAATTGGTGTTGCAGATGAGCATATAGGGTTAGTTGTTGGCAGGggtggaaggaatatttttgaaattagTCAG CTTAGCGGGGCAAGAATTAAAATTTCTGAAAGGGGTGATTTCATGTCTGGGACATCTGATAG GAAAGTTACTATCACGGGATCCCAAAGAGCTATCCGTGCGGCTGAGGCTATGATATCTCAAAAGGTATCACCAGTCTCTGAGAGGTGA
- the LOC113730750 gene encoding protein BTR1 isoform X2 has product MSMEGADSGFAASADGSQNQSPSPRKSPPSPPDHEEKTTHIKFLLSNAEAGSVIGKGGSTINDFQTQSGARIQLSRNFEFFPGTSDRIVMVSGLIDDVLKAVDLILSKLLDEFYVEEGGEDPRFKVRLVVPNGCCGGIIGKGGSIIKSLIEDSHAGIKISPLDNSYPGLYDRLVTVNGTLREQMRAIELILLKLAEDLHYVQSVSAPFPYPVGYNGMNYASNGVGGKFQNARSQNKQEERSNSVTIGVADEHIGLVVGRGGRNIFEISQLSGARIKISERGDFMSGTSDRKVTITGSQRAIRAAEAMISQKVSPVSER; this is encoded by the exons ATGTCAATGGAAGGAGCGGATTCTGGATTTGCTGCGTCTGCTGACGGTTCGCAGAATCAGTCTCCTTCGCCTCGCAAATCTCCTCCTTCTCCTCCAG ATCATGAAGAGAAGACAACTCACATTAAGTTTCTTCTGTCAAATGCTGAAGCTGGGTCTGTCATAGGGAAAGGTGGCTCAACCATAAATGATTTCCAGACGCAGTCTGGAGCACGAATTCAACTATCAcgcaattttgaattttttcctgGGACATCCGATAGGATTGTTATGGTATCTggattaattgatgatgttctcAAGGCAGTCGATCTTATCCTGTCTAAATTGCTGGATGAG TTTTATGTTGAAGAAGGCGGAGAAGATCCCCGATTTAAAGTTAGGCTGGTTGTTCCAAATGGCTGTTGTGGTGGAATAATTGGAAAGGGAGGCTCTATTATAAA GTCACTTATTGAAGATTCTCATGCCGGCATCAAAATATCCCCTCTAGATAATAGTTACCCTGGCCTATATGATAGGCTAGTAACAGTAAATGGCACTCTAAGGGAACAGATGCGGGCGATTGAGTTGATTCTGTTGAAGTTGGCAGAAGACCTCCATTATGTACAATCTGTCAGTGCACCATTTCCGTATCCAG TAGGCTACAATGGAATGAACTATGCATCAAATGGAGTTGGAGGGAAATTTCAGAATGCCAGGTCTCAGAATAAG CAGGAGGAGAGGAGTAATTCTGTAACAATTGGTGTTGCAGATGAGCATATAGGGTTAGTTGTTGGCAGGggtggaaggaatatttttgaaattagTCAG CTTAGCGGGGCAAGAATTAAAATTTCTGAAAGGGGTGATTTCATGTCTGGGACATCTGATAG GAAAGTTACTATCACGGGATCCCAAAGAGCTATCCGTGCGGCTGAGGCTATGATATCTCAAAAGGTATCACCAGTCTCTGAGAGGTGA